CGGTGTATGACGAGCGGCCGCTGATCTGTCGGCTGTTCGGCACCACCGAAACCTTGCCATGCCCCAATGGCCGTCGGCCGGTGGAGCTGATTCACCCACGGGTGGAAAAACAGATCCACGAATACATGGCCAGCACCCGGCAGGTATTGGTTTAGTCCGGGATCGGCAGGTTAAGGCTCTCTTTAACCTCTTCCATCACGATGTAGCTCTTGGATTCGCGCACGTGGGGCAGCTTGAGCAGGATGTCGCCCAGTAATTTACGGTAGGAGGCCATCTCGGAAATCCGCGCCTTCACCAGATAGTCAAAGTCACCGGATACCAGGTGGCACTCCAGCACATGGGGCAGTTTCAGCACGGCGCGGCGGAACTCCTCAAAGGTGTCGCCGGACTTGTAATCCAGGCTGATCTCGACAAATACCAGCAAACTCCCCTTCAAGTGCTGCGGGTTGAGCCGCGCGTTGTAGCCCATGATGATTCCCTCGCGCTCCAGGCGCCGTACGCGCTCGGTGCAGGGTGTGGTCGAGAGGCCGACTTTTTCCCCCAGCTCAGTGAACGAGATGCGCCCATCGGTTTGCAGGATGCGCAGGATATTGCGGTCGATCTTGTCCAGCTCCCGCTTGGTCTGGGTGTTGGTACGCATAGGGGATACGCCTCTGTTAAAACGGTTTATGCCGAGAATTGTCGCCAAATATAGGCATTTATATAGTGAAATGCACTGGCGATTGCTTTTTATACTGCGCCCATCATTGCTCGAATAACACACGTCGGCGGCCAAGCCGCGATGAGGATATAAAAATGCGCGTTCTGGTCTTGGGTAGCGGCGTCATTGGGGTAACCAGTGCGTACTATTTGGCGCGGGCCGGTTTTGAAGTGGTGGTGGTCGACCGCCAGCCCGCCGCTGCCATGGAAACCAGTTTCGCCAACGCCGGCCAGGTGTCCCCAGGCTATGCCTCGCCCTGGGCCGCGCCGGGCGTGCCGCTCAAGGCAATCAAATGGCTGCTGCAACGCCACGCGCCATTGGCGATCAAAGCCACCGCCGATATCGATCAATACCTGTGGATGGCCCAGATGCTGCGCAACTGCACCGCCAGCCGGTATGCGGTGAACAAAGAGCGCATGGTGCGTTTGTCCGAATACAGCCGTGATTGCCTCGATGAGCTGCGCGCCGAGACCGGCATTGCCTACGAAGGCCGAAGCCTGGGGACCACCCAACTGTTCCGCACTCAGGCGCAGTTGGACGGCGCCGCCAAGGACATCGCTGTACTCAAAGAGTCCGGTGTACCGTTCGAGCTGCTTGATCGTGCTGGCATTGCCCGCGTGGAACCTGCTCTGGCCAGCGTCACCGACATCCTCGCCGGTGCTCTGCGCCTGCCCAACGACCAGACCGGCGACTGCCAGATGTTCACGACGCGCCTGGCCGACATGTGCAGGCAATTGGGCGTTGAGTTCCGCTTCGAACAGGATATCCAGCGCCTCGACCACGCGGGCGAGCGCATCAACGGTGTATGGATCGACGGCAAGCTGGAAACAGCCGATCGTTATGTCCTCGCCTTGGGCAGTTATTCGCCGAAGTTGCTCAAACCGCTGGGTATCAAGGCGCCGGTGTACCCGCTCAAGGGTTATTCGTTGACCGTGCCGATCACCAACCCGGCGATGGCGCCCACCTCGACCATCCTCGACGAGACCTACAAGGTCGCGATTACCCGTTTCGACAACCGCATCCGCGTCGGCGGCATGGCTGAGATCGCCGGTTTTGACCTGTCGCTGAACCCGCGTCGACGCGAAACCCTGGAGATGATCGTCAACGACCTTTATCCTCAAGGCGGCGATCTGGCCCAGGCTTCGTTCTGGACCGGCCTGCGTCCGACCACGCCCGACGGTACGCCGATTGTCGGTGCCACACCGTTCAAGAACCTGTTCCTGAATACCGGCCACGGCACCCTCGGTTGGACCATGGCCTGTGGCTCCGGTCGTTTGCTGGCCGACCTGATGGCCAGGAAAACCCCGCAGATCAGCGCCGCGGGCCTCGATATTTCCCGTTACGGCAACCACCAGGAGTCCGCAAAACATGTCAATCCAGCGCCAGCTCACCAATGAGCGCATGAGCCAGATCGTTGTTCACAGCGGTACCGTGTACCTGGCCGGGCAAGTCGGCGATGACATGAGCGCCGGGATTGAACAGCAGACTCGCGAGACGCTCGCCAATATCGAGCGCTTGCTGGACCTGGCCGGCACCGACAAAACCAGACTGCTGTCGGTGACGATTTACCTGAAGGACATCGACGCCGATTTCGCCGGCATGAATGCAGTGTGGGACGCGTGGCTGCCCAAAGGCGTTGCCCCGGCACGCGCCACCGTTGAAGCCAAGCTGTGCGAACCGCACATCCTGGTAGAGCTGTCCGTGGTGGCCGCGCTGCCTTAGATTCAGATCCCTCTCCCGGCGCCGAGGCTGTTGATCGGTGCCGGTTTTTTTTTCACTCCGCCGCCTAGAAGCCTGCCGCCATGCGTCCAGCCCGTGCCCTGATCGACCTCCAAGCCTTGCGCCACAACTACCAATTGGCCCGTGAAGTCACGGGCGCCAAGGCGCTTGCCGTGATCAAGGCCGATGCCTACGGCCATGGCGCCGTGCGGGTGGCCCAGGCGCTGGAGGCGCAGGCCGATGGTTTTGCCGTGGCCTGCATCGAGGAAGCACTGGAACTGCGTGCCGCCGGCATTCGTGGGCCGGTGCTGCTGCTGGAAGGCTTTTTTGAAGCCGACGAGCTACCGCTGATCATCGAGCATGATTTCTGGTGTGTGGTGCATTCGCTGTGGCAACTGGAAGCTATCGAACAGGCTCGCTTGAGCAAACCGCTGACCGTGTGGTTGAAACTGGATTCGGGCATGCATCGTGTCGGCCTGCATCCCAAGGATTATCACGAGGCTTACCAACGCCTGCTGGCCACCGGCAGCGTTGCAAAAATCGTCTTGATGAGCCACTTCGCACGTGCCGATGAGCTCGATTGCGTGAGCAGCGATGAGCAAGTGGCGGTGTTTGACGCGGCGCGCCAGGGCCTGGCGGCCGAGGTGAGCCTGCGCAATTCGCCGTCGGTGATGGGCTGGCCGAATGTGTCCAGCGACTGGGTGCGCCCCGGCATCATGCTGTACGGCGCCACGCCGTTTGGCGAAGACCAGGCCGTGGCCGCGCGCCTGCAGCCGGTAATGACCCTGGAATCGAAAGTGATCTGCGTGCGTGAGCTGCCGGCGGGTGAGCCAGTGGGCTACGGCGCCAGGTTCATCACGCCCAAACCCATGCGGATCGGTGTGGTCGCCATGGGTTACGCCGATGGCTACCCACGTCACGCTCCCACCGGGACGCCGGTGCTGGTGGCTGGGCAGCGCAGCCGGTTGCTGGGGCGCGTGTCCATGGACATGCTTTGTATCGACCTGACGGACGTGCCTCAGGCCGGCCTGGGCTCGACGGTGGAATTGTGGGGAAAAAACATCCTGGCCAGCGACGTCGCCGTCGCCGCCGACACCATCCCCTACCAGATTTTCTGCAACCTGCGGCGGGTGCCAAGG
The sequence above is drawn from the Pseudomonas quebecensis genome and encodes:
- a CDS encoding Lrp/AsnC ligand binding domain-containing protein, with translation MRTNTQTKRELDKIDRNILRILQTDGRISFTELGEKVGLSTTPCTERVRRLEREGIIMGYNARLNPQHLKGSLLVFVEISLDYKSGDTFEEFRRAVLKLPHVLECHLVSGDFDYLVKARISEMASYRKLLGDILLKLPHVRESKSYIVMEEVKESLNLPIPD
- the dadA gene encoding D-amino acid dehydrogenase, which translates into the protein MRVLVLGSGVIGVTSAYYLARAGFEVVVVDRQPAAAMETSFANAGQVSPGYASPWAAPGVPLKAIKWLLQRHAPLAIKATADIDQYLWMAQMLRNCTASRYAVNKERMVRLSEYSRDCLDELRAETGIAYEGRSLGTTQLFRTQAQLDGAAKDIAVLKESGVPFELLDRAGIARVEPALASVTDILAGALRLPNDQTGDCQMFTTRLADMCRQLGVEFRFEQDIQRLDHAGERINGVWIDGKLETADRYVLALGSYSPKLLKPLGIKAPVYPLKGYSLTVPITNPAMAPTSTILDETYKVAITRFDNRIRVGGMAEIAGFDLSLNPRRRETLEMIVNDLYPQGGDLAQASFWTGLRPTTPDGTPIVGATPFKNLFLNTGHGTLGWTMACGSGRLLADLMARKTPQISAAGLDISRYGNHQESAKHVNPAPAHQ
- a CDS encoding RidA family protein yields the protein MSIQRQLTNERMSQIVVHSGTVYLAGQVGDDMSAGIEQQTRETLANIERLLDLAGTDKTRLLSVTIYLKDIDADFAGMNAVWDAWLPKGVAPARATVEAKLCEPHILVELSVVAALP
- the alr gene encoding alanine racemase, giving the protein MRPARALIDLQALRHNYQLAREVTGAKALAVIKADAYGHGAVRVAQALEAQADGFAVACIEEALELRAAGIRGPVLLLEGFFEADELPLIIEHDFWCVVHSLWQLEAIEQARLSKPLTVWLKLDSGMHRVGLHPKDYHEAYQRLLATGSVAKIVLMSHFARADELDCVSSDEQVAVFDAARQGLAAEVSLRNSPSVMGWPNVSSDWVRPGIMLYGATPFGEDQAVAARLQPVMTLESKVICVRELPAGEPVGYGARFITPKPMRIGVVAMGYADGYPRHAPTGTPVLVAGQRSRLLGRVSMDMLCIDLTDVPQAGLGSTVELWGKNILASDVAVAADTIPYQIFCNLRRVPRLYSEA